The Aspergillus flavus chromosome 6, complete sequence nucleotide sequence GCCCAAGCGAACCATGACAATACCGGCCAGGCAGTGGATAATGTCTTCTCGAGCGTCCTGACCGTCGCGCCCACGCTGGAATCAAGCTACACGGGATCAGGCACGACAGGGTATCCCGTGCCAGAGGATACACCGTTCGGCAATATCGATTTCCGGGCATACAATATTGATTTCACGAATACATGGCGAGACTACTCCGATGGACCGGCGCATGCGATCAGCTTCAGTCGCGCCAATGGCGGGTTCTACCACTGCGGATTCTATTCTTACCAGGACACTGTACGCTTTCAATTCTCTTGCAAGTCGAATGTGAACTGAAACTAACCAACGAACTCAGGTTTACGTGGGCAAACTCGGAAACGCATACTTCCATAAAAGCATCATCGCCGGCCAAACAGACTTTGTTTACGGTTTCGGCACCGCCTGGATCCAATTGTCTGAGATTCTTCTGCGCAACTGCGGCGGCGGTATCACAGCTTGGAAAGGAACTAACACTACCTTCACCAACAACTACGGCGTGTACATCGTCGATTCTACCGTCAAGGCAGCCAATGCATCCATAGCCCCTGAGATCCGGGGTAAATGCGCCCTAGGTCGTCCCTGGAATAGCCAGCACCGGTCCATATTCGCGCGCACCTCCGAAGACGCGAGTATCATTCCGGCTGGGTACATTGACTGGATCGTTGATGGCGAGGGGCGCTTGAACAAGGACACCGTCATGGCCGAGTACAAGGCTTCCGGGCCAGGATTCAACGCCACAGGACGAGAAGACGGAAACGTCACGATAGTAATGGACGACAAGGAGTACGCAAGATACAGCTCCCCAGCAAGAGTCTTCCAGTACCCAGACGGTAGATTCGGAAATATCGGCTGGATCGACCTGAGTGTGGACAAGAACTGATTCAATTACAATTATCATACACCAAATACACATCTCTGCAATCATATCATACAACTTCCCCCTTCCTCCCAAccaaccaaacaaacaagtaaaagaaaaaagacataAATTATCCATAATAACCCCTAATCCAACCCCCCAACCCTAGCCAAATACGCCGCCCCCGTATCCGCCCAAACCTCATAAACAACAACCTTCACCTCCCCCCCTTCCTCCGCAAGCCCAATCCGATACGCAAACGTCTCATCCCAAGCCTGCCCCGTCTCATTCCACCGAAACCTCGCCTCCCCCCGCAACGAAACAGCCATCGCCCTCTCATCCACGACCCATTTCTCCTCCGCCTCAAATTCCATCTTCTCAATCGTAAGCAGCTCACCCAGGAGCCCGAAGTAGCGTTCTAGTCCTTCTTGGCCGGTGAATGGGCGCCCGAGGAAGGGGGCGAGTTGCGGGAGACCGTGTTCGAGGGCTGTCGGTGGGGGGTTCTGGGTGAAGTTTGAgaggagggttgggagggGGGCGCTCGTGGAGAAGTTTTGGCATAGTGTGCGGGTGCGGTTGAGGAGGGCGGTTCGGGGGTTCATTTCTGGTttctggtttcttttctattttgtttTGAGTGTTGGGGATTGGCAATTGCGTGAATTGGGGATTTAGGTTGGCGAGTTGtgagtggtggtggttgttattTGGGGTTGAGTGAGGGGAGTGTTTTCACTATGACGTCGATGGGTTTGAATATCAATATCATATCTTTATGTTGTCTTGATTAATTGATTGTGAGCAGTCAACGCACTTCGTTAATCATCTATCTACCGGCACTAAATAGTCAAAATGTAAGGTTAATGATAAAAACTCGCGGGGCTCAACCTGCTTGCCCCCGAGAATGACGACCTCTTTTAAGCAACCAAACTCCACGCCGTAGCGTAATTGGACAGACTCGATAAAACAACTATAGAAGGTAAAGGTGAAATAGGGTGGAAAGATGAATGGGACAAGAGATTGGAGaaaaatagagaaatagAAGAGTAAGGatcgaaaaaaaaaaagaagttaCTGCTTCCAGGACTTTCCGCAGTTTAGACAAGTACAGAACAAAGTCATCGGTTCGTCTGCACTGCGTGTCTGGGCCTCGGTGTATGTGACTTTGCGTTGTCCGCACTTGCCGCACTGCAGACTGGTACTGATACTGCGCTCTGCTTGGGCGACCATTGCCTTGTCCATGTTCTCCTTCTGGATCTTTGCGTCCTTCTCGCGCTGTTCGTCGGAGCGTAGCTCGTCGTGTGACATGCGCACGAACTGATCGGGGGTCACGTCGTTGCTGAGGACACGGATGCGGAGAGATGGATTCGACTTGTTCTTGAGGTTCTGGAATAAACTGCGGATCTTGGTACGGTACTGCTCTTTGGTCTCGGGGCCCAAGGACTTGTATGCTGCGGCCTCAACGGCGGATGCCTTGGACAGAACGTTACGTGGAGCTTCTGTCGAGTTCAGACACAGTCCATCATACATCAGCCCAATGCAACTGTCACGAATCTTATTTCCCGTCTGGTTGATATCCACACCATCCGCCTTCCATGTACGTTTATCCGGGGCAACCGATAATTTGGAAGCCTTGTCCGTAGGCGTCGTACCGGCAGGTGAAGCGGTTCCGTTCTGGGCCGGGCGCGGCGAGTTGCTTGAACGCTGGCTGGGTGCGGGCGATCCACTCGCCTTCTGCTTGTTGACTTCATTCCGCCACCTGGACACGATTTCACTGGACAAGCGGGAGACCTCGGGCGACTTGTGCTGTTTGAACTTGTTGACGATGATTCCCACACGGGTGGATCGCAGCAGATCCTCCGTCGCCTTCACACCTTGTTGAAGCTCCTTAAGCAAGGATACAATGTTGGCTGCTGGTTCATTCTGAGTGGCGGCCTTCGTCAAGGCCTTCGCCTTGAGCTCAATTTCCTTCGCTTCCAAGGGCATGATGTCAATGTGATCTAAACGAGAGGCTGGAGACTTCGAAGTACCTGTCAGATGAAACTCTTATGATTAGCGCAAAATAGAGAAAATTCCGATATAGAATAACCAGTCAAGCCAGGATAAGATGATGAATCGTATGAGCTCAAGATTTCGACGAAGGAGACCACTCATGAGATCGCCAATAGAGAATACGAAGCTTCCCGAGCTACCCATCATTCAGAGAAAAGGCTGACGTCGCTGGGCGCTGGAGTATGGCGGGACAACCCATGCGCACGTGCCTCTTTAGGAAACTCCATTATTGCGAAATCATGAAACTTCTCCAATTTATGCGCGATTTATATGCTGTATCAGGCGCCCGGATGGCTTTGGCAGTAGCCGACGGCAGACGACGGTGAATGGAATGCAAGGAAGAGGGGGATTTAGCACTCACTCTTCACAAAGTTCACCACGACGCTCAAGAGCCGGCGCAAATGATCGCAGGTGCGGCTTGGGATGAGCGAATGCTGAAACACTCCTCAGACACGGGGTCGAACGAGAGGGGGGATTGAGGAGATGGTATCAAGGATGGagtggtggaggaagaagaggtgaaAGTCGGAAGTAATTTATAAAGGCTGCGATTCCGCGCGATTCCCATTACTCCACGCCAAGCCTAGATTGCCTCTTTCGGAATGGTCTCCTATCGACCTCTAAGCAAAAACGGTAAGAAATGGCAGAATCTCTGCCTGCCCCCGAGCTGTTTCTCCGGTTCCGATCTATGTTCTACATCTATACATCAAGCAGACCTCACCAATATCCTCAAAGGGAAGCAGTGCCTATTATGCTCTATTCTCTAATGATTATCTGGCATTAGCCTTGTTGATTGGAATGCTCCGCCAATGGACCAGACTAAAGAGTATGACTCAGGCTAAAAGTCTTCGCTACAATCCAAGGCTCGCTGGAATCAGTCGCGTTTGTGGTCAAGCTGGTAATCCAATGGACTGGAGCATGTAATATTTGGGTCAGCGGGGTGTGGGGGATTAAGCGGGCTACACTAGGGCATGTCATCACTGCGATGCGTTGACGTCTACGCCAGGCAAGAAAGACTGAGATCATTTTCACATAGGTAGCATCTGACCACAAATAGAAAGAGCATTAggctctctctctctctctctctctatgtTCCAGTTCCACAAGCTCTTATCAGTATATCGTATACGGCTCTCATACGCCTATATATCATTCTTGGGGTGCTACAAGCTTCTATCTTCTATTTGTGCTTGACAAGCCAACCCCCAACTCTCTATAACCCCTATAACGCAATGAAGGCTAACAGCTTTCTCATTGCCCTCCTCCCAACCGCCCTAGCCATCCCCCTCCCCACACCAAATGAAGGCGCTACAAGCCTCTCAGAAAGCCAGCGCCTCCAGTCTATCACCGACGAGCTTATGTTCGGCCTCGAGCTGCCCGACTTCACAGCTCGCAGAGAGGCAAACGACCCTCCTCAGTTAGACTGGTACTCTGATGGCTGCACAAGGGCTCCGAGTAACCCTCTCGGATTCCCCTTTCAAAGGGCGTGTGAACGCCATGACTTCGGTTACCAGAACTACCGAATACAAGGGCGCTTCACCAAGGCCGCAAAAGCGCAGATAGATCTTAGATTCAAAGAAGAGTATGATTTCCCTTTCgttccttccttctcccctGGAATCTGCTTCTGTTGATTCTTATGGCAGTTGGATATTGAGAGTCTGGAGGACTGACGTTTGATTCACTGTTTAGTCTTTACTATCAATGTGAATTAGGACGCGCTGTCGGAATTTGCAAGAAGTTGGCTCGGTTGTACTACCGTGCTTCGGGGCGGCATGGTGGTAAAGATGCAGCGAAGAGAAGGGAGTTGGATGAACTTCTTTAGGTATAGGTGCAAAAGACGCCCAGTAAAGGGGAGTCACCACCTTTGTTAATAACATGATACATATATGAGACCTTGAGTGGCAACGGACCACGAAGTCTGACCTGGATTATAAGACACAATCTTACCCTGAACAACAACAGATAGATTCAGAGATTTTGCATAACATGTTGACGGATTAAATGTACTACTGTCCAGGGTTGTATCTATCACAAGCTAGCATAACCATCTGAATATTGTTGTCCAGATCACCCAGATGAGGTACTTATTCTTCCACGTAACACTTCTTGCGTATGGATTTCATTCTCATTTTTGATTCATTATATACATCACTGGGGCAAAATGTAGGTCGTATGGTTGGAACAGGCCAATAGTTGTCTAATCTAATGTCCCTGAAAAATACCAAGATGCGAGCGTGACAAGGGGCATGAAGCATGAAACAAAGGGCGTCGGCCGTATCCAAGCGCGGGTGCAACTCATGGCGAGCGGTGTCAGGGCAACTTCAGCTGGCACGTTGATACGGTCTTTTCCGGAGCTCATTGTATGGACTCTTTTGGCCGTGACCAACGGACGCATGCCAGCCGGCCCTAGACACATCATTAGACATGACCGCAGCTACTGCGCGCGAGTAGGTACCGCCGCTGCATCCTGTATATGGGGAATGACGGGAGTAGGCGAATAATCGGTCAAGCCAGGACGTGTTTACAGACCAGTCTTTCCCAAAGCCTCGGCAAGTTCGTCAACTTCTTTGTCCTGCTTCTGAGCGACCTTGGCCTCTTCGGCCTGAACATTGTCTTTCACGaacttctcggccttctcttcctcttcctcttcttcctcctcctcttcttcttcctcgtcgctcTCCTCTTCGAGCTCATCCAGCTCGTCCACACCCCACATCTCCTCCGGGTCGTCATCCTTGCCGTGCTCTTCCTTACGAGCCTCCAGGATCTCGCGCAACTCAGTGACGTTgtcgtcctcctccatgaACTTGTTTCCGTTCAGCTCAATTCGACGCAACGAAGGCAGTGCGGTCTTGGTCGCGTGCAAAAACTGTTTAACACCCTCGGCCGTGATATCATTATATTGCAGACGAAGTGTTTCCAACTTCTCGTTCTTGGCACCAGCCAAAGCTTGCGCAACCTTGACACCACCACGAGCGGAGAGCAAACAGTCACCGACACCGAGCTCGCGCAGGGAAGTCCAGCCTGGAAGCACCTCAGCGAGAGCAGTGGAGCCCATAATGGTGAAGGTGTTATCCTGCAAGTCAAGGACTTCAAGGTTGCTGGCGTGGCGAAGACCCTCCCTCAACAGGCTGGAGATACCCTCCTGACGAATTCCGTTCTGTGTCATCTTCACCGAGCGCATTCCTGCAGCGTGCACCTCATATGCACGTGCCCATGCTTTCATACTTCCATTCTCCAGTCGGTTCCGACCACAGACAATGCTCTCTAACTGAGGGACCTCCTTTCCTGCCTTGCGGGCCTCATCCTTACGCTTTGCGAGCTCCTCCAGCGCTCCAGCAATCTCCACACCTGCATCAGGGCCCATACCATTATTGTTCAAAATCAGATGGCGCAAAGGAACGTGGGTAGAGAGGAAGTCGACAAGGGGCTTCGAGGTTCGCTTGCCGAAGGCATTGTCGGAAAGGTTGACGGTGTGAAGAGTCGGGATCTCAAGGAGCGCCTTCAAAAGGTGAGTCAAAGCGATGGGGATTTCCTCAATCAGACGCGAGGTGAAGATGTCGGCAAGTTCAGCGACTTCCAGGTTCTTCTGGGTGGAAAAGGCGGCACCCAAGCGCTCACAGGCTGTCACGCCAAAAGTATTGCCACCAAGGCGGATTTCAGTGTAATCGGTGCTTTCGACCAGAGGCTTAATATGGGCTTCGACATCCTCAGCGGTGTCCAGTTTGAGGCCTTTGCCTTCGAGAGAAAAGACCTTAGGAGGGGCCATGGCGGGGTAATTTCAGGGGTGGAATTGGTATCAAAATGAGACAATCTGAGAAGACAGCACGAAAACGGTGATCAGTATATTGTCTAAGACGACTATATGAAGTAAAGCCCCAGTGAAAGATATAAAGAgtgtggaaaagaagagaaagtgcgaaggaaagaagaataaaaactTCAATAGGTCAAGCGGGATGATATGCACCTGCAATGAAGAACCCAAAATCTCACGCTAAACCCAATCCGATCCATAACAAAACTTGCGATCGCCGCCCCAGGCATCCACGGCAACCAGTGCCGCCATTTGCGCATCGCATCATTGCATTAATCAGCATCATTTTTCAATTCCAGATCGATTCATCTACAATTTGTCGCCATCTCGCGTCTAAGCCTACCATCTGATATACCCCCCTCAGTCAATTCCTCCCATCAACCCTCCAAAACAAACCTTCCATCATGTCGTGGCTCTTCGGTTCCAGCAGTAAGCCAACTTCTCCAGACCTCCGGTTCTCCGCAAGTCCACTCATTAACATACAAACCACCCCAGGTTCTACAGAGAAGACCCCCGAACCTACCCCGGTGCCTGCCGAGAAGCCAAAGGTACAATGACCCGGACGTTCCTCGACACATCTCTATACCCGATGCTAATCAAATATTTATACAGCCCTGCTGCGTCTGCAAAACTGAAAAGACCGCCCGTGACGACTGCATGCTCTTCTCGAAATCCGACGACCCCCAGCAAGAATGCAAGTCCATGATTGAACAGTACAAGGCCTGTATGGCTGGATACGGATTCAAGGTCTAAATTATTCGCTACAGGGGATAGGATCAACTGCACGCAGCTTGGTTTTCACTGCATGGTGTTTTGGGATTCGGGTTTATGCATAGACTGTATATTAGATTTGTATTGCTGTAATGGTTGGTGGAAACTCTCCTTTCTTGTGAGATAAATTAGATTGTAAAATATGACTCTTGATCAAAATTTGTGGGGGTTTAACTTGAGAAAAGTGTCCTGTATTAAAGCTTCATTTTAAGCTGTCTCGGCTTTTCTGTGTAGATAGGATATGGTTGGTGTAGGTTGCGCAATAAGTGTTATATACAAATCACAGAGCTATGCATGGCGCCcttgaaaagaaaatgggtATCTCTCAAATTAACCTTCCGATCTGCCTTGAACGTGGGAAACAAACGCTTGTGTGTATTattggttctttttctgcgTATCCTTTTCCACCTTGCGCCCAATCATCCAGCACTGTAAAACCAACTTCCGTAGGCACCACAGATACGTAAGTCCAAATCCGCCAGCACCGATTAGCACATTGAGTACCACCCAGAGGTCGGGTTTTccaggcggaggaggaacaaAGGCTTCTAGCACATGCCACGCAACCATGGCAAGATAGAAGCACAAATGCACAAGTTTGGTGATAATGTGAGGTTCGAGGAGCGGCGAGGGGTCATCCGAAGAGCTTCGGCTACGGTAAACTTCCAGAGAGGCGGGAGGAAGGCCAAGTAGATAGGCCCAGAGGAATGTCATGACGAAATAGGGAACTCGGAGGCCGTCGCGCTGCAGAAGAGGGAACATCGTCCAAGAGCCAAGCATGTTGGCCCACCCCACCCATGCGCGGGTTTCTTTGCTTAAACCCCCATCGCCAGACAGCATGAGCGTCATGGGCAACAAGGGTAGCAGAACACTCTTCTCGTGGACTTGGAAAGAGAATAAGAAGAATCCCCAGGCTACGGTAGACAAGgccggaagaagaaaagaggcaCGTGGGTGACGGAAAATTATGGCGCAGGGGATAAAGATTGATGCTAACGTGGCACCCAATGACACTCGTTGAAGCAGAGTCGCCTCGAATCGATGGAGTTTGTAGAATGTGTGGATGGCGCACCAAGCATTTGCAACCTTGTCCTCGAACAGACCACGAGCAAACGGAAAGATTCGGTGGATGACCTGCGTCAGCTGAAGCAAGGGTGCGTAAAGTATCGAGCTCTTGTCTAGCTTGATAGGCAGCGCCTGTAGTAGGGGAGGCAGCGGAATAGAGGACAACTCATTCTGAGCACCAGCACTGACTGCGCTCACCACGAGTGGGGCAATAAGAACGGCGAATGCGACAACTGTAACCAGGGAAATGCAAACAAGGCGGATGAGCTGAATCCGAGGGAAAACACAGATTCCCAGAAGGAAAGCGAACATGACGGGAGCGTAATATAGAGCCATTTGCTTGAACCCCAAGGCACCCACGAAAAAGATACATGCCCAGAGCATGCGTCCTGCCAAAATCGCATCCAGACTTGCAGCAACAAACCCCAGCATCACCGTGTTGTATTGAAAATGGCCGTGATCGATCAAAATGGTCGACGGCTGCAAAAGGATAGCAACCAGGGCGACAGAGGCGGACCATACGGGGACTCCATGCATTTGTGTGTATCGGCGCAGAAAATTGACAACTGCCGGGATGAAAATAAGATACTCGGAGACTACCACCGTAGCACGCATGTATACTTTCAGCTGAGGATCCTCGAAGCCACGGGACTCATCCAGAGCAAACCACGAGGGATCAAAGAGAGTACCACTGTCACTATCAGCATCAATTCTCGCGGTATCAAGCATTCACGTACATCTTTCCCAACAGCCAGCTATGATACGCAGTCAATGGTGGATAGTCAAGGCCCCAGTACTGCAGGTCGTATGTGTACCATTTTGACATAGGTAGATGAATTGTTATCTCCATCCAGTGTCTCTGCGCCTCGAAATCGCCATGCATCGGGGGTACTTGGAAGCCTACATGGGTTAGGAACAAGCCTCATTCACCGGGGGATCGTTCCACTTACCAGAGTATCCCCACAAACTCACGGCCCAGCGAAACAGGCCCACAGCCATCAAAATCAGAGGTAGAATGAGCCATTGAGATACACCTGCGCGAGCAGCCCATAGGAAAGACGCCAAAGGGAATGCAGGAGTATGTTTGCCGTTTCCATCGTCCACAATAAGGGCGTTGTTTGACCCGGTGGACGACAAGGGgaactttctcttcttccgtgGGCGGTAGGAAGAAGGGGGAGGAGCCATGTTGTCGAAACAAGATGCGATTAAGGGTGACCCATTGACTGCGTATCTGTCACACGAAACCAAGCCGGGGAATAGATGAGACTAAGGACAAAATCTGGTGAATCggatagagaagaaagagtcggggtacggagtagaatAGATGGATGCGGCCAGCTCAATGCAATTGTTGGTTCCGGAGAATGACATACAGTGGGAAACTCTTCACCAATCAAATACCTACTCTGTCCCCACTCGAAGTACCTGGGCCAAGCCTAAATAGTTAGGCGGTCAATAATCCAAGTTTGCGCTAGCAGGACCTCATGAACCTTCCGATCGGGGGTAATAGGCCTTTTCACTTGCGTAGTGAGATGTCTCTAATTTGAGCAATAAATGCTAGCTTCAATTGAAATTCTCTCTTGTAGGTTTTTAGATAAAAATGCATTTTTCTAAATTCTCTGAGCGATATATAATCGCTGTTATTAATACGATTGGCGGCATGGATGTTTAAATAATTCTGccggttgattgattggtcCCTTATAGGTACAGAGCACCTCACTGGTCTGTCGCTGGGTCTGGTAGGCGGTGTGCAAGAATTTCTGCCAGCcccgttttttttttttttttctctgttcCGCCCAGGTCCACATCTTATCAGAGCTCCAGCTTttgaaattttcttttcctctttctctttccatcttcactTATTATTTATCCTTGCCTTTTACATTTCAATATCTTTTCACTTAGTAGTATTCCTACCGAGTGAATCTTACCAATCTCCCCCCCGTATTCACTTTCAACAGACATCCTGTGGGCTTAATACAGAGGGCTGTGGGCTGTGGCATATTGCAATATCTCTTGTGGGATCTGTGGGTTACTCTCGTGGGTTTCATTATACAGTTGCGTATTTCCTGTCCGTCTCTTGTGGGCTTGAACACTGTCGTTGTGGGTTATTTGTGGGTATCTGAGAAATCTTTTCTCTGAAATCGGGTGATTGAGGGATTGTACGATTCGCCGCACATTCGTGGGATCTTATTATTAGACAATCTTTTGCTTTGATTTATACTTTGAGGTTTATCATACTTTGGTTTGTATTGCCTTCTCACTGTATGATCATGTTATCCTATGAGCTAACTGTCGGTGTCGCCAGATTCAAAATGTCCAAGACTAAGTCCGTTACCAAGAAGGGTGCTGAGAAGCCCGTTGACAAGGCCTTGAGCAAGGTCAAGGACTCTGGTGTCTCCAAGGCTTCCCAGTCTCCCAAGGCCAAGAGCAAGCAGATTGCTCGCGAGGTCGCTTCCAAGGGCGAGAAGTCTaagcgcaagaagaaggagcctactcccagcagcagctctGAGTCTGACAGcgatgaggagatggagtcttccagctccagcagcGAGAGTGAgagtgaggaggagaagcctgccaagaaggaggtgaagaaggctgcCAAGTCCTCCTCTGAATCTTCTTCTGAATCTTCCTCTGAATCGGAGTCCGACTCTGACAGcgacgaagagatggaggacGCTTCCAGCAGCGAgagcgaggaggagaagcccgccaagaagcagaagcaggagTCCAAGAAGGAgtccaagaaggccaaggagtCTTCCTCCGAGTCTTCTGACTCTTCTGAGTCTGAGTCTGAATCCGAGtctgaggatgagaagccTGCTAagaaggaggtgaagaaggctgcTGAGTCCTCCGACTCCTCCGAGTCGGACTCTtctgatgaggaagaggctcCTAAGAAGGCTGCTAAGGAGGCCAGTGACAGCGACTCATCCGAGTCCGAGTCAGACTCTGATAGCGAGGAGTCTCCCAAGAAGGTATGTTGTATTGTTCATATCTTGTGTCATTTCGGATGCTTATAGTTTTAGGAGTCTTCCGATTCCAGTGACTCTGACTCTTCTGAGTCTGAGTCTGAGGACAGCGAAGAGTCTGCCAAGGACTCCAAGAAGCGGAAGGCTGAGGAGGATGTCTCTGCCACtcccaagaagaccaagactgAGGAGCCTGCTGCCGGTGCATCGGCCAACCTCTTCGTTGGAAACCTCTCCTGGAACGTGGATGAGGCCTGGCTTCAGAGTGAGTTCGAGGAATTTGGTGAGCTCTCTGGTGTTCGTATCATGACCGAGCGCGACACTGGCCGCTCTCGCGGGTGAGTATTTCTCCACCGAATCGTTCACGATACCGTACTAACGCTTTCAGATTCGGCTATGTCGAATACACTAATGCTGTCGATGCCGCTAAGGCTTTCGAGGCTAAGAGGGACACCGAAATCGACGG carries:
- a CDS encoding putative pectin methylesterase — encoded protein: MRSSGLSLLVGALLASASPLKTSRYACQTALSCPEGTILVSKTDPSAHFTSVQDAILSLPNDNTTQTILILPGTYKEQVNVTRSGPVTLLGQTDDPNNATKNKVTLTWAQANHDNTGQAVDNVFSSVLTVAPTLESSYTGSGTTGYPVPEDTPFGNIDFRAYNIDFTNTWRDYSDGPAHAISFSRANGGFYHCGFYSYQDTVYVGKLGNAYFHKSIIAGQTDFVYGFGTAWIQLSEILLRNCGGGITAWKGTNTTFTNNYGVYIVDSTVKAANASIAPEIRGKCALGRPWNSQHRSIFARTSEDASIIPAGYIDWIVDGEGRLNKDTVMAEYKASGPGFNATGREDGNVTIVMDDKEYARYSSPARVFQYPDGRFGNIGWIDLSVDKN
- a CDS encoding transcription elongation factor TFIIS/Cofactor of enhancer-binding protein (transcription elongation factor S-II), which translates into the protein MPLEAKEIELKAKALTKAATQNEPAANIVSLLKELQQGVKATEDLLRSTRVGIIVNKFKQHKSPEVSRLSSEIVSRWRNEVNKQKASGSPAPSQRSSNSPRPAQNGTASPAGTTPTDKASKLSVAPDKRTWKADGVDINQTGNKIRDSCIGLMYDGLCLNSTEAPRNVLSKASAVEAAAYKSLGPETKEQYRTKIRSLFQNLKNKSNPSLRIRVLSNDVTPDQFVRMSHDELRSDEQREKDAKIQKENMDKAMVAQAERSISTSLQCGKCGQRKVTYTEAQTRSADEPMTLFCTCLNCGKSWKQ
- a CDS encoding prokaryotic phospholipase A2-domain-containing protein, coding for MKANSFLIALLPTALAIPLPTPNEGATSLSESQRLQSITDELMFGLELPDFTARREANDPPQLDWYSDGCTRAPSNPLGFPFQRACERHDFGYQNYRIQGRFTKAAKAQIDLRFKEEYDFPFVPSFSPGICFC
- a CDS encoding ran GTPase activating protein 1, which produces MAPPKVFSLEGKGLKLDTAEDVEAHIKPLVESTDYTEIRLGGNTFGVTACERLGAAFSTQKNLEVAELADIFTSRLIEEIPIALTHLLKALLEIPTLHTVNLSDNAFGKRTSKPLVDFLSTHVPLRHLILNNNGMGPDAGVEIAGALEELAKRKDEARKAGKEVPQLESIVCGRNRLENGSMKAWARAYEVHAAGMRSVKMTQNGIRQEGISSLLREGLRHASNLEVLDLQDNTFTIMGSTALAEVLPGWTSLRELGVGDCLLSARGGVKVAQALAGAKNEKLETLRLQYNDITAEGVKQFLHATKTALPSLRRIELNGNKFMEEDDNVTELREILEARKEEHGKDDDPEEMWGVDELDELEEESDEEEEEEEEEEEEEEKAEKFVKDNVQAEEAKVAQKQDKEVDELAEALGKTGL
- a CDS encoding putative cytochrome c oxidase copper chaperone Cox17, with the protein product MSWLFGSSSSTEKTPEPTPVPAEKPKPCCVCKTEKTARDDCMLFSKSDDPQQECKSMIEQYKACMAGYGFKV
- a CDS encoding glucosyltransferase, whose product is MAPPPSSYRPRKKRKFPLSSTGSNNALIVDDGNGKHTPAFPLASFLWAARAGVSQWLILPLILMAVGLFRWAVSLWGYSGFQVPPMHGDFEAQRHWMEITIHLPMSKWYTYDLQYWGLDYPPLTAYHSWLLGKIGTLFDPSWFALDESRGFEDPQLKVYMRATVVVSEYLIFIPAVVNFLRRYTQMHGVPVWSASVALVAILLQPSTILIDHGHFQYNTVMLGFVAASLDAILAGRMLWACIFFVGALGFKQMALYYAPVMFAFLLGICVFPRIQLIRLVCISLVTVVAFAVLIAPLVVSAVSAGAQNELSSIPLPPLLQALPIKLDKSSILYAPLLQLTQVIHRIFPFARGLFEDKVANAWCAIHTFYKLHRFEATLLQRVSLGATLASIFIPCAIIFRHPRASFLLPALSTVAWGFFLFSFQVHEKSVLLPLLPMTLMLSGDGGLSKETRAWVGWANMLGSWTMFPLLQRDGLRVPYFVMTFLWAYLLGLPPASLEVYRSRSSSDDPSPLLEPHIITKLVHLCFYLAMVAWHVLEAFVPPPPGKPDLWVVLNVLIGAGGFGLTYLWCLRKLVLQCWMIGRKVEKDTQKKNQ